The Populus alba chromosome 4, ASM523922v2, whole genome shotgun sequence genome contains a region encoding:
- the LOC118038894 gene encoding mitochondrial phosphate carrier protein 1, mitochondrial isoform X1, with product MEEMRGARQGGSSLVKEFSPAYYGLCAVGGMLSAGTTHLAITPLDVLKVNMQANPIKYNSILSGFSTLLKEQGPSSLWRGWSGKLFGYGVQGGCKFGLYEYFKRLYSDVLMDQNRNFVFFLSSASAQVFADVALCPFEAVKVRVQTQPTFANGLADGFPKLYKAEGLTGFYRGLVPLWGRNLPFSMVMFTTFEQSVDLIYRNVIQRRKEDCSRSQQLGVTCLAGYVAGAVGTVISNPADNVVTSLYNNKAENVLQAVKNIGLANLFTRSLPIRIAIVGPVVTLQWFFYDTIKVSSGLPTTGGLGRHQEATDLLA from the exons ATGGAGGAGATGAGAGGGGCTCGACAAGGTGGGAGTAGTCTTGTGAAGGAGTTCTCACCTGCCTACTATGGGCTTTGTGCCGTTGGAGGCATGCTCAGCGCCGGTACCACTCACCTTGCTATCACTCCTCTCGATGTTTTAAAAGTCAATATGCAG GCGAATCCAATCAAGTATAACAGTATTTTGTCAGGGTTCTCTACcctcttgaaagaacaaggcCCTTCTTCCCTTTGGAGAGGCTGGTCTGGCAAGCTCTTTGGATATGGTGTTCAAGGTGGCTGCAAATTTGGCCTTTACGAATACTTTAAGAGGCTTTACTCAGATGTCTTGATGGATCAAAACCGGAATTTCGTATTCTTTCTCAGCAGTGCATCTGCTCAAGTATTTGCCGACGTGGCTCTTTGTCCATTTGAAGCTGTAAAAGTTCGTGTCCAAACACAGCCTACATTTGCGAATGGCTTGGCTGATGGGTTTCCAAAACTCTATAAAGCTGAAGGTCTCACTGG TTTTTACCGAGGACTTGTCCCACTTTGGGGCCGCAACCTTCCAT TCTCAATGGTAATGTTTACAACATTTGAGCAGTCAGTTGACCTAATATATCGCAACGTTATTCAACGGAGAAAAGAAGACTGCTCCAGAAGTCAACAGCTTGGTGTGACATGTTTGGCTGGCTATGTAGCTGGAGCTGTTGGTACTGTGATTTCTAATCCAGCCGACAATGTTGTTACCTCTCTTTACAATAACAAGGCTGAGAATGTGCTTCAG GCTGTGAAAAATATTGGACTAGCTAACCTTTTCACTCGAAGTCTTCCTATTCGGATCGCAATCGTGGGGCCTGTTGTTACTTTGCAGTGGTTCTTCTATGACACCATCAAAGTATCAAGTGGACT GCCTACCACTGGAGGGCTTGGCAGACATCAGGAAGCCACCGACCTGTTAGCTTAA
- the LOC118038894 gene encoding mitochondrial phosphate carrier protein 1, mitochondrial isoform X2 has protein sequence MEEMRGARQGGSSLVKEFSPAYYGLCAVGGMLSAGTTHLAITPLDVLKVNMQANPIKYNSILSGFSTLLKEQGPSSLWRGWSGKLFGYGVQGGCKFGLYEYFKRLYSDVLMDQNRNFVFFLSSASAQVFADVALCPFEAVKVRVQTQPTFANGLADGFPKLYKAEGLTGFYRGLVPLWGRNLPFSMVMFTTFEQSVDLIYRNVIQRRKEDCSRSQQLGVTCLAGYVAGAVGTVISNPADNVVTSLYNNKAENVLQAVKNIGLANLFTRSLPIRIAIVGPVVTLQWFFYDTIKVSSGLAARVHRDTQLTLVL, from the exons ATGGAGGAGATGAGAGGGGCTCGACAAGGTGGGAGTAGTCTTGTGAAGGAGTTCTCACCTGCCTACTATGGGCTTTGTGCCGTTGGAGGCATGCTCAGCGCCGGTACCACTCACCTTGCTATCACTCCTCTCGATGTTTTAAAAGTCAATATGCAG GCGAATCCAATCAAGTATAACAGTATTTTGTCAGGGTTCTCTACcctcttgaaagaacaaggcCCTTCTTCCCTTTGGAGAGGCTGGTCTGGCAAGCTCTTTGGATATGGTGTTCAAGGTGGCTGCAAATTTGGCCTTTACGAATACTTTAAGAGGCTTTACTCAGATGTCTTGATGGATCAAAACCGGAATTTCGTATTCTTTCTCAGCAGTGCATCTGCTCAAGTATTTGCCGACGTGGCTCTTTGTCCATTTGAAGCTGTAAAAGTTCGTGTCCAAACACAGCCTACATTTGCGAATGGCTTGGCTGATGGGTTTCCAAAACTCTATAAAGCTGAAGGTCTCACTGG TTTTTACCGAGGACTTGTCCCACTTTGGGGCCGCAACCTTCCAT TCTCAATGGTAATGTTTACAACATTTGAGCAGTCAGTTGACCTAATATATCGCAACGTTATTCAACGGAGAAAAGAAGACTGCTCCAGAAGTCAACAGCTTGGTGTGACATGTTTGGCTGGCTATGTAGCTGGAGCTGTTGGTACTGTGATTTCTAATCCAGCCGACAATGTTGTTACCTCTCTTTACAATAACAAGGCTGAGAATGTGCTTCAG GCTGTGAAAAATATTGGACTAGCTAACCTTTTCACTCGAAGTCTTCCTATTCGGATCGCAATCGTGGGGCCTGTTGTTACTTTGCAGTGGTTCTTCTATGACACCATCAAAGTATCAAGTGGACT AGCAGCCAGAGTCCATAGGGATACTCAACTAACACTGGTACTGTAG
- the LOC118038894 gene encoding mitochondrial phosphate carrier protein 1, mitochondrial isoform X3, with protein sequence MEEMRGARQGGSSLVKEFSPAYYGLCAVGGMLSAGTTHLAITPLDVLKVNMQANPIKYNSILSGFSTLLKEQGPSSLWRGWSGKLFGYGVQGGCKFGLYEYFKRLYSDVLMDQNRNFVFFLSSASAQVFADVALCPFEAVKVRVQTQPTFANGLADGFPKLYKAEGLTGFYRGLVPLWGRNLPFSMVMFTTFEQSVDLIYRNVIQRRKEDCSRSQQLGVTCLAGYVAGAVGTVISNPADNVVTSLYNNKAENVLQAYHWRAWQTSGSHRPVSLKVGEVSIYERYIISCGNLWHLDIFLNQA encoded by the exons ATGGAGGAGATGAGAGGGGCTCGACAAGGTGGGAGTAGTCTTGTGAAGGAGTTCTCACCTGCCTACTATGGGCTTTGTGCCGTTGGAGGCATGCTCAGCGCCGGTACCACTCACCTTGCTATCACTCCTCTCGATGTTTTAAAAGTCAATATGCAG GCGAATCCAATCAAGTATAACAGTATTTTGTCAGGGTTCTCTACcctcttgaaagaacaaggcCCTTCTTCCCTTTGGAGAGGCTGGTCTGGCAAGCTCTTTGGATATGGTGTTCAAGGTGGCTGCAAATTTGGCCTTTACGAATACTTTAAGAGGCTTTACTCAGATGTCTTGATGGATCAAAACCGGAATTTCGTATTCTTTCTCAGCAGTGCATCTGCTCAAGTATTTGCCGACGTGGCTCTTTGTCCATTTGAAGCTGTAAAAGTTCGTGTCCAAACACAGCCTACATTTGCGAATGGCTTGGCTGATGGGTTTCCAAAACTCTATAAAGCTGAAGGTCTCACTGG TTTTTACCGAGGACTTGTCCCACTTTGGGGCCGCAACCTTCCAT TCTCAATGGTAATGTTTACAACATTTGAGCAGTCAGTTGACCTAATATATCGCAACGTTATTCAACGGAGAAAAGAAGACTGCTCCAGAAGTCAACAGCTTGGTGTGACATGTTTGGCTGGCTATGTAGCTGGAGCTGTTGGTACTGTGATTTCTAATCCAGCCGACAATGTTGTTACCTCTCTTTACAATAACAAGGCTGAGAATGTGCTTCAG GCCTACCACTGGAGGGCTTGGCAGACATCAGGAAGCCACCGACCTGTTAGCTTAAAGGTCGGGGAAGTCTCCATTTATGAAAGATACATCATCTCCTGTGGAAACTTGTGGCATTTAGATATCTTTCTGAATCAGGCATAG